From the Polyangiaceae bacterium genome, one window contains:
- a CDS encoding thiamine pyrophosphate-binding protein, which translates to MKQVLGGEVVAAMLAKEGVEKVFGIVDGTYMGLFASFSKYGIELVSPRHETSAAHMAGAYARLTGKLGVCIASNGPGVANLLSGIAVENGEGNRVLCITSCRRQGIAYPDRGGTFQYFDQVAVTRPMTKWSGTVPTFDRIPEMMRRAFRTSFKGRPGVVHVDIPENVLNGSFEIADDYLREPHEYRRGSAAVPAPADVKRAAEALLRAERPLLHVGSGVVHAQAFAELRAVAEALHAPVSTSWGARGALPETHELSLPTSALSAIDEARKSADLVLVVGSRLGETDFWGKAPYWGRPGEQRVIQVDSDEDILGLNRKTELAILADAKEFLRELARALKASPLSATLRQARAERVGRLAALKVEARKELDAALENQNAPLHPAHVPATVSRLLKDTDVLVADGGNTAVWTQFFHAMREPNTFLATFKLGMLGAGVGQALGAQVAHPDRKVVCVLGDGAMGFHMQEIETAVRAKLPVTFIVLCDRQWGMVKLTQQFGIGTLRETIGSKDEGTINTDFAETRFDELARAMGAQGFRVSEPKELEATLSSAIASDQPAVVHVDVDPMLHLWAPGLQTFKDMHQEPAG; encoded by the coding sequence ATGAAGCAGGTTCTGGGTGGTGAAGTCGTGGCGGCGATGCTCGCCAAAGAGGGTGTGGAGAAGGTCTTTGGCATCGTGGACGGCACCTACATGGGCCTCTTCGCCAGCTTCTCGAAGTACGGCATCGAGCTCGTCTCGCCCCGACACGAGACGAGCGCGGCGCACATGGCTGGGGCCTACGCTCGACTCACGGGCAAGCTCGGCGTGTGTATCGCCAGCAATGGTCCTGGCGTGGCCAACCTGCTCTCGGGCATCGCCGTGGAGAACGGCGAGGGCAACCGGGTGCTCTGCATCACCAGCTGTCGTCGCCAGGGCATCGCCTACCCCGATCGCGGCGGTACGTTTCAGTACTTCGATCAGGTGGCCGTCACTCGCCCCATGACCAAGTGGAGCGGCACCGTGCCGACCTTCGATCGCATTCCCGAGATGATGCGTCGAGCCTTCCGCACTTCTTTCAAGGGCCGCCCTGGCGTCGTGCACGTCGACATTCCCGAGAACGTGCTCAACGGCAGCTTCGAGATCGCCGACGACTACCTGCGCGAGCCCCACGAGTACCGGCGCGGCAGCGCCGCAGTGCCCGCCCCGGCAGATGTGAAGCGTGCCGCCGAAGCTCTCCTGCGCGCTGAGCGCCCGCTGCTCCACGTGGGTAGCGGAGTCGTGCATGCTCAGGCGTTCGCCGAGCTCCGCGCGGTGGCGGAGGCCCTGCACGCGCCCGTGAGCACCAGTTGGGGTGCGCGCGGCGCCTTGCCCGAAACCCACGAGCTATCGCTGCCCACCAGTGCGCTCTCCGCCATCGACGAAGCCCGCAAGTCCGCAGATCTGGTGCTGGTCGTCGGCTCGCGCTTGGGCGAAACGGACTTCTGGGGCAAGGCGCCCTACTGGGGCCGTCCCGGTGAACAGCGCGTGATCCAGGTCGATAGTGACGAAGACATCCTCGGCCTCAATCGCAAGACGGAGCTGGCGATCCTCGCCGACGCGAAGGAGTTCTTGCGGGAGCTTGCGAGAGCGCTGAAGGCGTCGCCGCTTTCGGCAACCCTGCGCCAAGCGCGCGCCGAGCGCGTGGGCCGACTCGCCGCCCTCAAAGTCGAAGCGCGCAAAGAGCTGGACGCCGCGCTCGAGAACCAGAACGCACCTCTGCACCCGGCGCACGTGCCCGCCACGGTCAGCCGCCTGTTGAAAGACACGGACGTGCTGGTGGCGGATGGCGGCAATACTGCCGTGTGGACGCAGTTCTTCCACGCCATGCGCGAGCCGAATACCTTCTTGGCCACCTTCAAGCTGGGCATGCTCGGTGCCGGGGTGGGTCAGGCCCTGGGAGCACAAGTCGCACACCCGGATCGCAAGGTGGTGTGCGTGCTGGGCGACGGCGCCATGGGCTTCCATATGCAGGAGATCGAGACCGCGGTGCGCGCCAAGCTGCCCGTGACCTTCATCGTGCTGTGCGATCGTCAGTGGGGCATGGTGAAACTCACGCAACAGTTCGGTATCGGCACCCTGCGCGAAACGATTGGCAGCAAGGACGAGGGCACGATCAACACCGACTTCGCCGAAACGCGCTTCGACGAACTGGCGCGCGCCATGGGCGCCCAGGGCTTCCGCGTCAGCGAGCCGAAGGAGCTGGAAGCGACCTTGTCCTCCGCGATCGCCTCGGATCAACCCGCGGTCGTCCACGTGGACGTCGACCCGATGC